One window of the Tachypleus tridentatus isolate NWPU-2018 chromosome 10, ASM421037v1, whole genome shotgun sequence genome contains the following:
- the LOC143228429 gene encoding uncharacterized protein LOC143228429 has protein sequence MEAEVAALGISRFRFSTDQFFSAYYAIAIPTGSPMKELLDVFVFKCMEAGLVEFWKKQILDKNTIKSFFSNKEATLPADTKVPASVSVTDMQGAFIILGAGYILGIFCFFLEVIIDSILNKKHVAKTKETNNFQW, from the exons ATGGAAGCTGAAGTGGCAGCTCTCGGTATAAGTCGCTTCCGCTTCTCCACCGACCAGTTCTTTTCTGCTTACTATGCCATAGCAATACCAACTGGATCTCCGATGAAAGAACTGCTAGATGTGTT tgtctTTAAATGCATGGAAGCTGGATTGGTAGAGTTCTGGAAAAAACAGATTTTGGATAAAAATACTATCAAGTCGTTTTTTTCCAACAAGGAAGCAACGCTACCAGCTGACACAAAAGTTCCTGCTTCGGTCTCTGTGACGGACATGCAAGGAGCCTTCATCATTTTAGGAGCTGGTTACATATTAGGGATTTTCTGCTTTTTTCTTGAAGTCATAATTGATTCgatattaaataagaaacatgTTGCCAAAACTAAAGAGACCAATAATTTTCAGTggtaa